In a genomic window of Quercus lobata isolate SW786 chromosome 4, ValleyOak3.0 Primary Assembly, whole genome shotgun sequence:
- the LOC115985569 gene encoding zinc finger MYM-type protein 1-like: MKCCEDLKNYSQHIDKLIEKQTSKELENNRLQLKTLIECAQWLAFQACAFRDHDESLDSKNRGNFIELIKFTSTFNDKVASVVLENAPGNAKCTSPTIQKEILHILASNVRNTIREEIGDAKFCILVDEARDESKREQMAIILRFVDKEGFIKERFFHVVHVRDTTALALKNEICAVLSRYNLHIENIRDQGYDGASNMRGEWNGLQALFLKDCPYTYYVHCMAHRLQLALVTASREVKDVHQFFDHLVNIINIVVGSSKRNDEL, from the coding sequence ATGAAATGTTGCGAGGATTTAAAGAATTATTCACAACATATTGACAAGCTAATTGAGAAACAAACGTCAAAAGAATTAGAGAATAATCGGTTGCAGCTCAAAACCTTAATAGAGTGTGCTCAATGGCTAGCATTTCAAGCTTGTGCTTTTAGAGATCATGATGAAAGCCTTGATTCAAAAAATAGaggtaattttattgaattgataAAATTCACATCAACTTTCAATGACAAAGTAGCTAGTGTTGTCTTGGAAAATGCTCCAGGAAATGCCAAATGTACATCACCCACAATTCAAAAGGAGATTTTGCATATTCTTGCTAGTAATGTGCGAAATACTATTCGTGAAGAAATTGGGGatgcaaaattttgcattcttgTTGATGAAGCCCGGGATGAGTCGAAGAGAGAGCAAATGGCCATTATTTTGAGGTTTGTTGATAAAGAAGGTTTCATTAAAGAGCGTTTCTTTCATGTTGTACATGTTAGAGACACTACTGCATTGGCTTTAAAGAATGAGATATGTGCTGTCCTTTCTCGTTACAACCTCCACATTGAAAATATTCGAGATCAAGGATATGATGGGGCTAGTAACATGCGTGGTGAATGGAATGGATTACAAGCTCTTTTTCTTAAAGATTGCCCATATACTTATTATGTACATTGTATGGCTCATAGGTTGCAATTAGCTCTAGTTACAGCATCTAGAGAAGTAAAAGATGTTCATCAATTCTTTGATCATTTGGTTAATATTATCAATATTGTTGTTGGTTCTAGTAAGCGTAATGATGAATTGTAA
- the LOC115987847 gene encoding anthocyanidin 3-O-glucosyltransferase 2-like, whose protein sequence is MKKAELVFFPLPGRGHFVSILEIAKLLVARDDRLCITVLIMRLSIDSKLAAYIESLNDSSYTECIQFIDLPQTSFKQETNAMVSVSSFIESQKPHVKEAVTKLKESRSGSNSPRLAGFVVDMFCSSMVDVANDFGVPTYLFFPSSASFLSLMLHLQTLRDEQKQDITEFKDSDAELVLSSFMKPIPARVLPGVVLHREGGTLILDYARRWRETKGIIVNTFLELESYAIHSFSDATNTPPVYPVGPILNLKGEDSHVGSGDQRPDIMKWLDDQPQSSVVFLCFGSRGGFGDNQVKEIAKALERGGFPFLWSLRRPPPKGGGFAFPTEHENLEEVLPEGFLDRTARIGKIIGWAPQVAILSHPAIGGFVSHCGWNSILESLWFGVPIATWPLYAEQQFNAFEMVKEMEVAAEIMLDYRTEYTDNQIIVTSEEIERGIKQLMENDSKIRKNVKEMTEKGKKALMDGGSSHFSLGRIIDDVITDSMP, encoded by the coding sequence ATGAAGAAAGCAGAGCTAGTTTTCTTTCCTTTACCGGGTAGGGGTCACTTCGTTTCAATACTGGAGATTGCAAAGCTTCTCGTTGCTCGAGATGACAGGCTCTGTATCACAGTCCTCATCATGAGGCTTTCAATAGATTCCAAGCTGGCCGCCTACATCGAATCTCTCAATGATTCCTCATATACTGAATGTATACAGTTTATTGATCTCCCTCAAACTTCTTTCAAACAAGAAACCAACGCCATGGTTTCCGTTTCTTCATTCATTGAAAGTCAAAAACCCCATGTTAAAGAAGCTGTTACTAAGCTCAAAGAGTCAAGGTCAGGTTCTAACTCTCCTCGACTTGCCGGATTTGTGGTCGACATGTTCTGTTCATCTATGGTAGACGTGGCTAATGACTTTGGGGTacctacttatttatttttcccatcGAGTGCAAGCTTTCTCAGTCTCATGCTTCATCTCCAAACCCTTCGTGATGAGCAAAAGCAGGATATAACTGAGTTCAAAGACTCAGATGCTGAGTTGGTCTTGTCAAGTTTTATGAAACCAATCCCAGCTAGGGTCTTGCCTGGTGTGGTGCTCCACAGAGAAGGGGGCACTCTGATCCTTGATTATGCTAGAAGGTGGAGAGAAACTAAAGGTATCATTGTGAACACGTTTTTGGAACTCGAATCCTATGCAATTCACTCATTTTCTGATGCTACAAATACTCCACCTGTTTACCCTGTGGGACCCATCTTGAACTTGAAGGGTGAAGATAGTCATGTGGGGTCGGGTGATCAAAGGCCTGATATCATGAAATGGCTTGATGATCAGCCTCAATCATCTGTGGTGTTCTTGTGCTTTGGGAGTAgggggggttttggtgacaaTCAAGTGAAGGAGATTGCAAAAGCATTAGAACGAGGTGGGTTTCCATTTTTGTGGTCCTTACGCCGACCCCCTCCAAAGGGAGGGGGCTTTGCATTTCCCACTGAGCATGAGAATTTGGAGGAAGTCTTGCCAGAAGGATTTTTGGATCGGACGGCTAGGATTGGAAAGATCATTGGATGGGCTCCACAAGTGGCAATCTTATCACATCCTGCAATTGGAGGCTTTGTATCGCATTGCGGGTGGAATTCAATATTGGAAAGCCTTTGGTTTGGTGTGCCAATTGCTACATGGCCACTCTATGCTGAACAACAATTTAATGCCTTTGAGATGGTCAAGGAGATGGAAGTAGCTGCGGAGATCATGTTGGATTATCGAACAGAATATACTGATAACCAAATTATTGTGACTTCTGAGGAGATTGAAAGAGGAATAAAGCAACTAATGGAGAATGACAGCAAGATTAGGAAAAATGTGAAGGAGATGACTGAAAAAGGTAAGAAGGCCTTGATGGATGGTGGATCTTCCCATTTTTCATTGGGTCGAATAATTGACGATGTTATTACTGATAGTATGCCATGA